From the genome of Streptococcus marmotae, one region includes:
- a CDS encoding YSIRK-type signal peptide-containing protein (The YSIRK form of extended signal peptide directs nascent proteins to the cross-wall site, while signal peptides lacking YSIRK direct proteins instead to the cell pole. A large fraction of YSIRK proteins are surface proteins anchored by sortase-mediated processing of a C-terminal LPXTG motif.), producing MFFKRKQRFSIRKFTIGTCSVLLGTVFVAGVDQVAAEVTPSEVVAPSAEQGGEPSAETTSPVTEPVVEAQPVASEAPAVAEAPKVVERTFAVHTKVKVLDAANLSDAEKSR from the coding sequence ATGTTTTTCAAGAGAAAGCAACGATTTTCAATTCGTAAGTTTACGATTGGTACGTGTTCGGTCCTTTTGGGGACGGTATTCGTAGCGGGCGTGGACCAAGTAGCAGCGGAGGTAACGCCTAGTGAGGTAGTTGCTCCGTCAGCAGAGCAAGGTGGTGAACCGTCAGCAGAAACGACTAGCCCAGTAACGGAGCCAGTCGTTGAGGCACAACCAGTGGCTTCAGAAGCACCAGCTGTAGCGGAAGCGCCTAAAGTAGTAGAGCGCACATTTGCCGTACACACTAAGGTGAAGGTGCTTGATGCAGCGAACTTGAGTGATGCAGAAAAAAGCAGGTAG